A window of Nomascus leucogenys isolate Asia chromosome 19, Asia_NLE_v1, whole genome shotgun sequence genomic DNA:
tcttctgcctgggcctcccaagtagctgggactacaggtgtgcaccatcatgcccagctaattttttttttttttgagatggagttttgctcattgttgcccaggctggagtgccgtggtgcaatctcagctcactgcaaactctgcctcctgggttcaagcgatacttgtctcagccttcaaagtaggtgtgattataggcgcccgccaccatgcccagctaatttttgtatttttagtagagactgtttcaccatgttggccaggctggtgttgaactcctgacctcaggtgatccacccgccttggcctcccaaagtgttgggattacatgcgtgagccaccgtgcccggctccttatatttttttgtagatacagggtgtctccctttgttgcccagggtgatctccaactcaggctcccaaagtgctgggattataggcgtcagccactgtgacAGGTCAGGTGTGTACTTGGGATTCTGGAAGGGTGTTTCAGCCTGTTGCCTGAAAGCATGTATGCTGCTGGAGCCCATGGTTGCCTCTACCAGTCTCCAGGCATCACCGTACCAAGATGGTTTATCTGGTGAAGAGGCCCAGCTCTAGTTTCTCACCTAGGCAGCAGGGCCCCATTTCTCCCTAGGTAAGTCAATTTGACCTTTTTGAAAAGATTGGGCTGATGATGACCTCCCCAGTCTGGCTCACTGAGGCTTAGTCCTGTCCTGTCACCagtaaagggttttttttttttttttttttttttgagtctccctctgttgccaagccggaatgcaatggcgccatcttggctcactgcaacccccgcctcccgagttcaagtgattctcctgcctcagcctcccgagtagttgggactacaggtgcgtgtcaccacacccggctaattttttttgtatttttagtagagatggggtttcaccatgttagccaggatggtctcgatctcgtgaccttgtgatccgcccaccttgacctcccaaaatgctaggattacaggcgtgagtaagccacttcgcccagcccaaggcctttttttttgagacagggtctggctctgccacacaggctggagtgcagtagtgcaatctcggctcactttaacctctgcctcctgggttcaagccatcctcccacctcagcctcctgagtagctagtcgTGTGCAGCAgaggctgagttttttttttaaaccctcagCCTCTGCATGGGAAGAGAAAGAACTAGTCCTCGAACCTTCCCTTACTAACGATTCTCGTACATACAGCCTCTTCTCAGGGCTAGGCAAGACAGTAAGGCACTGTGCTGAccaattcatttaatctttacaacaaatcTGGGAGGTGAGCCGGTTTCACCAATGATGGTAATGGAGGCCCTATGTAGCTCAGAAACTTGCCAAAAGCAAGCACAAGGACCCACACCTATTGCCAGAACTAGAGGGAGCTACAATTTCTAGGGACTACTGGAGTTTAAAACAGAATCGAGGCCCTGTCCGAACCTGCGGAAGAATCACTGATAAGTCAGTCACTCCTCTGTTCGTGTTTCATCGGTGAAACGTGGATAATCACACGTACCCACTGAGGCCCATAAGAAAAACCGATGAGAGACAGGAGAAAATCCAAGTGTCTTGAACATCTTGAAGGCCCCTTTTGCTCAACATCCATTCCCTGGATGTGTGGGGTTCGGAGTTAGAAAGCATCCACTAAGCACTTACTCTGGGCCAAGAACATGCATTGCCTCATTAACTCCTCTAGAGCCCACAAAGCCAGTTACTGTGATAAAAAGCATTTCACTTGACAGTTCttttcaatgaaataataatgcacataaagtgcttagcagTGTCAGTACCTACTACCATTAGACCAGGAAAGACCTGCCTAGGGTAGAGGTACTAGTCTGGTGGGGCTGACCAGGGACTCCAGCCTTATGAAACATCCAGGCCGTACACTTCCCGCATTTCATCGGCAGAGGGCAGTGGCAGGGACCATCTTCCACACAAAGCCCGATGCAGTTTTCCTGGCGTCCATCAGAGGGCGAGCCAGCAGGGCAGCTGGATCCTGGGGCCAGACCCAGGCAGCGGCCCTTCTCTGACTGGTCCTTTCTTTGCCTTCAGTTTGGTTGAGCCTCCCAGGGACCTAACCAACCCAGGTAAGTCAGGCTGGaagcaaattaataaatacaattcCGGATTTATTAAAAATCAGGGATCCCCGCTGTGCCCTCCTGGCACTAAGGAAATAAATAACCAGAGAGGGCACAGCtagggaaagggggaaaaatcaGATCTCAAGACAGACTCTTTGAACtaccctttctccctccccaacTCCCACCCCCCTATGGCTCTTGGGACATAGCACCTGAGCAGGCACCTCAGTCCGGGTAGAGTGTGACCGGCACCAAGGCATGTCTGCCCTACCCAAGAAGGGAGACAGGCCCTGGGGTCACTCGTTTCCAGCCCTTGATGACCCCAAGACCTGTTCCCACAGGGGTCAGGGCTGAAGCACCAATTGGAGGCACCTGAGGGTggtggttgggggagggagaatggGGTAACAGAACCTAGGCAGCAGAAGCAGCTGACGGGGGTCCGGCCCCCTCTCCAAGTTCAGCCAGTGCCTGACTGAGGTCATGCCCCATCGTCCTTTCCCCTCGAACCCCGCCTGCACTCAGCTGAGGATCTTCCGGGGCAGTTCAACAGCAGCACGGATGAAGACTGCATCATCCCGCACATAGTTTCGCTTTCGAATGTCCTGGTGGGAGATGAACTTGGGATAACCAAAGCCCAGAGAACTCTCATCCAGAGAGCCCCGCCACGTGCCCGGCTTCTGGAAATTCTTCCAGTTTGGGTCGGGGTGGAAGGTCTCAGTGACGTGCTGTGGTTTAGCCAGCCCAGGGTCGCTCTGATCCAGCAGGGAGAAGGTGACACGGCGGGCAAAGGGCCACTCAAGGAGATTGTCAAAGGCACCAGGCAACACACGAATGTACAGTGAGAGGTGTGTGCCCTCGCCACTGCCATTGCCATTGAGGAATGCAGACACCTGCAGCTTGTAACCATACTTATGTGTGTAGAAGGCTGGGCTGAAGCACTCAAGGTTGGGCTTGGCCTTGGCCTCCTGTAGCCGCCGTCCATAGCTGCCAATCTTCCAGATGAGCACGCCATCACTGCCCACTGATAGCTCCTCCAGCTCTCGCCGAAGCTCCTGCAGCTCCTGCCGTTGCCGGCTCACCAGGGCACACATCATAGCCAGATGTGGCTTCACACTCTCGTCCACATGCCGTGCCATTGCCAGCTTAGGGCACTGTTGGCAAAGCCCCAGGccatgggggaagggaggagagttATCAGTAGGGGAAGgtccagggagaggagaggagtgggtaCAGGGTAGCAGGCACCCAGCTCTACGTGAGGAAGACAGAGGGTGTTAGGAAGAGGCTGGAGCTGGCAGCAGAGGGAAGGACTGAGGGTTTCAGAGCAGCACAGCAGGGACTACCAAGGCCTAAGTGGCATCAGGAAGCTGAGCCTCTGTCTAGGGCTTCAAGGGCAAAAGGGGGCTGACAGGAAAAGGGGCATCTCACCCTATGCTTGCAGCCGGAGTCTTTGAATGGACAGAGCACCAGGGCGGTGTTACAGCTGTCCTTCAGATGGCCTGGCAGGTCCTCCCGAGCCACAGTGCCCACACCACACTGGTTGGGGCAGGAAACAGGCAGCCTTGGGCACTGGTACTGGTGGCTCTggggccacagaggcagagaggcaggaGTCAATATCCTGACTCCCTGTCACCTACCCTGCAACCCACAGTTCAGGAAGGGCCTCACCTGGATGGTGTCAAAGACGAACTCCTTAGTGCAGTAGGTGCAGGGCTGAGTGCGCTTGGGGCACTCAGAGGTGGCATGCTGGGCCAGCAGCCGCCGCATCATGCGGGCACCACACTTATTCTCACAGTAGACACTCTCCTGGGGGCACATACCCTCATGGCTCTGTGGAAATGTCAGAGGTGCTGAGTTAAGGGATGCCTAGACCATCAGGTACCCCTCCTCCACATTCAGCCAGACCCCACCCACCTCATAGGCCTCCCCACTGAAGTCACAGCCACAAAACTCGCACTTGAGGCGCCGCTTGGGGCAGTCGTGCTGCAAGTGCGCAGGTAGATCACGGCGGCTCAGCTTCATGGGGCAGCGATTAGGGCAGGGAATGACGTTGAAGCTGCAGGTATTCAGGTGGCCCTGGTGGGAAGGCTGCAATTAGTGTCTGCCAAGGGAGAGGTGGTGCCAACCCTCACATCAGAGCCTCACCTGTAGATGACGTAGTGGCCCACTCCAGCGGCAGCCCTCCTCACTGTGGATGCAGCGGATAGGCAGGCCCAATACTTGTACTTCCAGCTCCGGGTCTGGGTAGatctgggggtggggatgggggaacTGGCCAGGGTCAGAGCTGACTGCAGTGCCCAGTTCCCACCCCCAGACCCAACTGGGCTGGCTCTACCTTGGAGCCTGTAATAGCCTCTCTTGGGCTCTTTGCCCCTCTGAGTCCAGGGATGAAGGGCACAGCAGGCAGCGTCTGCTCTGATGCTGGGTCCTAACATGCCTGCAGAGGACGCTTCCTTCGAAGAGGAAGCCAATCAGCCTGCTCAATCCCAGGCTGTCCCCAGGGCTCCGCTTCCTTCCCCCTGGTGGAGGGATACTGGCCCTCAGCCACAGGTCTGGCTTGCCATCGGAAGGGGAGGGAACACTTCTTGCGGGCACAGAGCAGCTCTGTGCACCCCTACAGGCTGGGCATTGTGCCTGCCCTCCAGGGCAAAAAGGGGCCTCGTTTGCAAACTGGCCTGGTGGGAGGGAACAGGCTACCTTTGTGGAGGCGCACCATCCCAAGGCTTTTGGTTGACACTGGCCCTGAGCCCACGGCTGCCAGCAGTTCCGGCCTCCAAGGGCAATAGACTGTGCTTGGGCTTCTTCCTGGCAGTGTGGACTCACCTTGGCATAGTCCAGAGGAAGCTGGTCCTCAGGGCACTTGAAGACTCCTTCACTGaaatgggggaggggcagggtcaAGGCTTCTCATTAGGGGAAAGAGAGGCCTGGCCCCACCCCCTCTACCGAGGCAGCCTCCCTTCCTCACCAGACCGGTTCCCAACCAGCCCAA
This region includes:
- the TRAF4 gene encoding TNF receptor-associated factor 4 isoform X1; its protein translation is MPGFDYKFLEKPKRRLLCPLCGKPMREPVQVSTCGHRFCDTCLQEFLSEGVFKCPEDQLPLDYAKIYPDPELEVQVLGLPIRCIHSEEGCRWSGPLRHLQGHLNTCSFNVIPCPNRCPMKLSRRDLPAHLQHDCPKRRLKCEFCGCDFSGEAYESHEGMCPQESVYCENKCGARMMRRLLAQHATSECPKRTQPCTYCTKEFVFDTIQSHQYQCPRLPVSCPNQCGVGTVAREDLPGHLKDSCNTALVLCPFKDSGCKHRCPKLAMARHVDESVKPHLAMMCALVSRQRQELQELRRELEELSVGSDGVLIWKIGSYGRRLQEAKAKPNLECFSPAFYTHKYGYKLQVSAFLNGNGSGEGTHLSLYIRVLPGAFDNLLEWPFARRVTFSLLDQSDPGLAKPQHVTETFHPDPNWKNFQKPGTWRGSLDESSLGFGYPKFISHQDIRKRNYVRDDAVFIRAAVELPRKILS
- the TRAF4 gene encoding TNF receptor-associated factor 4 isoform X2, with translation MPGMCDWPWLGSARACRQKEAYQQAPWVLTASEGVFKCPEDQLPLDYAKIYPDPELEVQVLGLPIRCIHSEEGCRWSGPLRHLQGHLNTCSFNVIPCPNRCPMKLSRRDLPAHLQHDCPKRRLKCEFCGCDFSGEAYESHEGMCPQESVYCENKCGARMMRRLLAQHATSECPKRTQPCTYCTKEFVFDTIQSHQYQCPRLPVSCPNQCGVGTVAREDLPGHLKDSCNTALVLCPFKDSGCKHRCPKLAMARHVDESVKPHLAMMCALVSRQRQELQELRRELEELSVGSDGVLIWKIGSYGRRLQEAKAKPNLECFSPAFYTHKYGYKLQVSAFLNGNGSGEGTHLSLYIRVLPGAFDNLLEWPFARRVTFSLLDQSDPGLAKPQHVTETFHPDPNWKNFQKPGTWRGSLDESSLGFGYPKFISHQDIRKRNYVRDDAVFIRAAVELPRKILS